The DNA sequence ACCTGGAGGGAAACCTTTCACGCAAACTGCACGTATCATACAGAGGAAGGAATACATCTAATTCTCACCGCCAAGCATCAAGTCTAATTCTAATTAAACTATTTAGGCCTTTCCTAACCATAAATATTGGCGTCAGTGACtgtctcccaacatcatcactcgTGGAGTAATCGCGAGGAAAAACCCTAATGCAAAATACACGCATGATAGACATGAATAGATCCCAAGAAACTTGTTACTTTTGCCCCTAAACAACAACAGTATTAGCAACACAAAAGAGTCTTGCCTAACCATTGACATTGACCTGTGAGCCTACAATACCACTTGTGCACCCATTGGAGGGAggacatctacacacacacacacacactaatcttAAAAGATATGATGGTGGCATTGAGCCTGAGAGGATGTGCGAGGCAGGTGAGGGCCCTGCAGGGAAGGCTAGTCAGGAGTGAGGCCCAGTGGGGGGGCCTCGTCAGCAACATGGCACCACTAGCGGCGACTGTAATGGTGCCACGGAGGCGGTTGGTCACTTCCCTACACTGTGAGTTCTACCAGATAAAACTGGGGGTTGCTTTTTCTATATTAAATATCTGCCAAACAAAACGTAACAGTATTAGTAATATTTTTGTAGCTTCTAAATTTCTTCGTTTAAATAATAGAACCTTTTGTAGGTACTGTAGTAAGTGATGCCTTGTACTCATTTATTTAGTAAAACTATTGCAGTGCAACTAGAGACATAGTAACTGTAACATGCCAGAGCGAGAGTTGTTAGTTTAGAAGTGACGATGATCCTTGGCATACTGAAAAGTATTAGAAACTGCAACCacgtttttattttaaataaaatatagtGGAAACATAGCATAAATGGAGTTGAGTTTTAGTGGGAAAGCTGTTGTAAGTGAAGTGCCCCAGGTCTGTTCTGTCCTCTtcacatgtacagtatatatatgattAAGATAAAGGACTGAACAGCATTATTTCTAATTTGCAAATACTGCAAAAATAAGGTTGGAAATAAATTCAGAAGACTTAAATTTGTGAAGGAGCATCTTTACAACTGCTCTCTACTTCCGATCCTCCAACTTGGGATGATGCCTTTCTGTCCCAAACATTGGGCATAGAATATGCCTCTGCCACGGTGCCTTCATGGTTGGCTTCTGGGACCAGGGAGGGAGCCCATGGAGGGTCCTTGGGTGCCCTACAACCCTTCTTGGACATTAGCTCCTTTTGGGGAGGGTTGTGATAATCCCCTGTGTTTGGGGAGGTTCAAGTTGATTATGATAAtgattgacttgataatggtccaggatgcacTGAAACGTTGTCACctcatctggtgtgtgtgtggtttggttatcatatcttcagctacgttattgtgactcgtcgtctgcatttGTTTACATTATTTGGGGGGTTCTATGGCATTCTTGAGACTGCAGGTCTCAGATGCAGCCAGCAGtgatttactgtacagtatttgacTCGCTGATCTGCTGCCTCAGTGATTGCATAAATTAATAACTTAATATATAAATGCCATGGATCTCTGCatctctgtgaggggggggggtccaggtcCTAGCACTGGGTCCCCAGTGGGGGTGTATAACTCCGATTTAGTTGTCATGACTGATGGCACCTACATTGGCGATAATAGTTTTAGGGAGCTAACAAGGTTTACCCAGAAATtgacttttcattacattcaatagtTTTTTTCACACTAAAACAAGTTAACTATACAGCCTTTATTAATGCCATACTTTCATCTCCAGCTTCCCAAGGTCTCACAGAAGAGCAGACAGCTATCCAGCAGATGGCAGCAAATTTTGCTAGAAATGAAATGCTGCCTAACATGGCAATGTGGGATGAAAAGGTCAGGAAGCTGTGCATTGTAATTACTGATATTGCATAATGTATTTTGGTTATAATTCTAAATTATTTAATTGCTATTTATTTTTAGGGCTTGAGTGCCTTATAAAATTATTTTTTATGGGAGGGTTCCTCACCAGGCCCTTTGAATCATATATGCTTATTGGGGACCTTTACCATAATCTTGGCCCTTCAGTAGAGCTAAGACGGGTCAAAATAGATGGGAAGAGCATCTGAGGGTCAAAATAAAAAAATCTACAAGATTTATTATCTATGCACAAGACAAGCTTATATTTTGTATAACATAATACTGTATAAATTTCAATTAtcttttactgattttgtgtgcGTATTCTGCATtaatgtcagattttctgcacaaACACTGTTTTAATATATACTGGTAGTTTAAAACTTAATCtcattttaaattttattttgtgTTTTAACAGGAGATGTTTCCAGTAGACACAATGCGAGCAGCTGCTGCCCTTGGGTTTGGGGCTATATATGCCAGTGAGGAGTTTGGTGGTACAGGACTGAGTCGTCTCGATGCCTCTATTATATTTGAAGCTCTCTCACAGGGATGTACCTCCACCACAGCATACATCAGTATTCACAAGTAGGGTAACATGAAAAGTGAACTAGAGTATATAATTAGTTTTGTCAGGGACAAGCagcctgtttatatatatatttgataataattattataatttttcATTGTGTCGggtgacaggcagccagtgtcatACAcggtaggcttatattgaggtcgtCCCCCAcccaggtcgaattactgaccctgcccaggatgcaaccccacaacaagctgactaattcctgagtacctacttactgctaggtgaacagactcatTACGTGAAAGGAAATGCACCCAACTatttgtcccgcccgggattcgaactcaGAGTTATAATTTTCCCAACTATTCCCACTGTGAATAGTTGCCCAGTAATCTTctgagtactgtactgtattcccATTGTAAAGTATAAAAATACTGTTCAGAATGTACCACCTACCTTCTGGCTTTTACCATGGTAGTTTGTAAGTCATCAGTAAAGCTGACTCaatttggtgtttctctacattgtcaacactttgttctgtcttaaACCTTATTCATTGATGATTTTTAAGTATGCTTAAGGGAATAAGAAAGCTCTTCATACTTTTATGTACATTAAATTTTggttttaataattattatttataacaTACTGTACCAGAAATCTTATACTTTCAGCATGTGTGCATGGATGATTGATGAATTTGGAAATAAATCTCAGCGAGAGCACTGGATACCTCGGCTAGCTTCAATGGAAAAGTTTGCTTCATATTGTCTAACAGAACCCGGTGCAGGTTCCGATGCCGGCTCCCTCTCAACAGCTGCAAGAAGAGATGGAGAAGACCTTGTTCTTAATGGTTCGAAGGTGAGGCTGGCATATACTAAATTGTCAGCAAATGTATTTTTCTTTTCACTTTAGGCTTTTGTTTCTTTTATGAAATCTCAAAATGTTAGATGAAATGTGCAGTAATATTGCACTATCACACAATGATGTTCTTTGTCCATAATATCTCTTATAAAATCATTAatgtaaaatttaaaaaattatattaaaGAGTTTTATCTATTGCATTGTCGGCAATATTTCTGGTAGGGGGCCTCCCTTTGTTATCTCGCCGAGCTgcacactggtacacctgtcaaACCTCCAGTATCATACCAGGCTCTAAAAATTTATGAGTACCTACCAGAGACCAGTACCAGAATATGGGCCACCTAAAAGAGGGAGAGGAAAGTCTGGGGAGGTAGGGGTTGCGTCTAAGACCACAACAATAACCAAGAGAAAAGTCTACCTGAAAGGTAAAATGTACCGAAACAAACAACTAATTGGATCATATTTGCAACATCAATCCTAACCTATGTAAACAATTATTAATTGaaccacaatatttgcttgtagCATATTTGGAATTGACCAAGTCCACTTTCAGACTTCATCCTAGATATCTCAGGCCAGGAGTGGATTCATTAATTAATTCTTGTTGTAACTACTGCATTTTTTTCACAAATATTGTTGCAAATAGTGACATATTCCATCTTCTTCAGCCCAAAGGCTGTCAAATGAATGTCATGTTCAATACTAGTGTTTCACTGACTTTGGAGGTGTTGCCACCCCATGCAACAGACACCCATGTCTGTCAGTGATTCAGTCATTCATGAGTGAGAGGAAGATTTGACTTGTGTGACTGGATTGCCTTGTCACACTCAGCTATTTCATGAGGTATCCCAGAAGGAAGACCTCATAGTTTTCACTTTTTATTTTAATCCAAATTtagagtttacaaaatatccataGAATGCATTCTTGAATCTTTCAACATGCATGTTGTTGTAAGTGTACTTCATGCACATGTTATATTATGGTTTTAGTATTTCACATAGCCTCAATATGTATTTCATATGCCACGTGGTTTGACTCTGGTGATACATAACCGTAACTCTGGCAGGGGGTGACAAAATCCAATATGAAGGCTAACATTCACCACTACGAGTTATCAGAGCACTACTTAGCAATCATTTTTCATCTTGCGAGTGCTGGGGGGGGATATTTTGAGTCCTTAAGAATGTTTTGTATGGGGAGTTCTCGGTGCTAGATTGAATGTTCTCCAGTGCTTCCTAGTACCAATAAGATGCTGTAGAGATTTGTTGAAACTGACCCTGCATTGTTGGTGCAGTGTGTAGCTCTGTCTTGACTTTGTCCTGTCCATAGGAAGCAATGAAAGGTAATGCACAAagcttattttattattttttaaattgaaCACCAATAAGCTTAATGTTGCAACTGAATGAAGATGTTCTTTCATGATAGGCATTCATTAGTGGCGGAGGTGATGCAGACGTTTACCTGGTGATGTGCCGCACAGGAAGTGAGGGGCCCAAAGGAATCTCGTGTGTGCTTGTGGAAAAGGGAACACCAGGTAAAGTTTGCTTGCTTTTATTACTATATTGACACTTTATAAAATGCTCATCACCACTGCCATTGCCTTAAATGTCATTTTTATCATCATTATCAATCATTACTATTATACATCAGCATCAATATCAATCAATATCATCATTAACCCTTTGCAGATGTTATTTTCCATATCTAACTACCCCAGTAGGATTGAGTTTTttagatatactgtactgtattggaaAAATTACTATTTAATATAAGGAAGGGCCACTTTCTGGTGGGCCCCTTTGCAGCTTCTTTAGATACATGCCTAGCTATCCGACATACAGTACTTAAGAACTGCACCAGGATCCATTGCTTCACGAGCATCTGTCGGGGACCTGGACCAGGTCTGTGGCAGTTATTAACTGAGCTGAAGTATTTGTCTGTCACTTGTGCTCCCTGCCAGGTGGTAACACACTTAGAACACCAAACCCTCCAAGCCTCAATATTAGCCCTCAAAGAGCAGATATATatcaaaattgtcaccacacctatataccaatttttttttatgtaatgaaaCCTTTCTGGGTGAGCTtcagtggcttcctgaagctgtcTTGTTGAGATTACTCCCATCTACTAGGTCTCAGCAGTCGCagagttctgtttggcctactgCAGACCAAAGTCAGGACCTGGTCCCCTCATTAGGCTCAGAGAGTGAGTGACATTCTGTCACCCCAGAATGCTTTATTGACTTTCTGGATAGTTTCCTGGTGAGGTGGCCAGAAAACTGGTTCTTTCACAGTTTACAGGGTTAAAATTCCTGGTGAGCTGGTAGTAGTCCCAACTGGTTCTGTTCCAGGTTCGACCTTTGCTGGGCCTCATGAGAGATTCTTGGTCAGTTTCACTTTCCCTTCCTCTGGCGACTTTCCTTTGGCAGCAGCACCACTGTCTGCTGGTGTTGAGGCAGCCCCAGGTGATTCAATGGTTTCTTGACAggttgtgcaggagcctgaactttgcatgCATGGTTTTCCTGCTGGGCAGAGTGTGACTAGAGGGTTGTTCTGGTATCTCCAGTTCTGCTCCTTTCACCGTCATTGCAACTGCTGGGTGCCAGCTACATCATTGCCGGCCACCTCTTCGGGCTTTTTGGGATTCAATTCCGTCGCCTGCCTACGCCCCCTCTCACTTGATGTCTTTACGGGCACCTTGGCTCTGGGCTGGGGGTTTAATGACCACGCTCTCCAAACCGCTCAGGGTCGTTGCTTGCTCTAAGTAAGATTCGGATTCCTCTGGGCTCCATGCACCAGCTTTATTTGAGTTGTTCtcctgtggttcattgtctggATGACTGTCGATAATGGTCATTCTCAGTTCATGGCCGTTGGTTTCTTTTTGTCTTGTTCCCTGCAGTGCTTCCTCCTCCCTAGTGATTGTCGTTTCTTctttctctgtgggtagttagcttcagagAGCCTCAGAAaagcagcattgaatgtaatgaaacgctaatttctgggtgagccccggaggctccctgacatCCTTCCTTCCCCAGTGGGCCGGGATGGTTTCCATCATCATAAAAATCTATGATGGAGGCAACCGGCTGGCCCGGCCTGCCTCCCTCTTCACCCCAAATGAAACGGGGAGGTGGTGTGTTCTAGTGCACACTAGTTTCACAAATTTTCAATAGTTTGTGTATGTTGTTGGGGGAGTTCTTTTTGGCAGTTTTGAGACTGCGGTCTCGTTCTAACCatgcagtggtctgttttgttttgctGATTTTCTGGGTGCTCTCCCTGGCGCTGGCAGACGTGAATACCTTTAAATGTACGGTGTTCATAGTGCTGCCACTCTCTGAGCCTCTCTAGATGGGGGCCAGGttgtggctcgtggtccccgatgGGCCAATAAGAACTCGGCGACTGATGGCACTGAATCAGTGTAATCGCTTTAGGGAGCCTCATGGGGCTACCCCCAGAAAAGTAATGAGTAATGTAAAGTACAATGTAATATTTACATCTGCATGTAAATTTGTTCCTGACACAGCTCAAATCCAATCCTTTGCTACTTTTCTGTCTGGTAATGGCGTCCAGAAATAAATTCAGACACTGGTGGGAAAAAACAAATTGTAATTTCATAAAAGTCAAAGGCTACTGGTACATGATTACCTTATTGTACAGTAAGCAATTAAGAATTTTAACTTTGTTAACACCTTTACACACATACagatgtatgtgagtgtgtggaaatggtgagtgtgtgtgagaggaagCATGGAGCAAGTGTGAGTCATGCATTGAATACAGCATATAATGGACAAAGCTGGGTGGAAGCAGTTTATAAAGAGGGCATGAATGCAATTGAGTATATTGTACAATATGCAAAAAGTCATCTGAGATGTGGGGCTGTTTTATTTGGTATAATTTGTAACTTTTACTTTAAATGATGGAAACGTTGTGTTCTTAGCAGCTCTAAAGAATGCCACAATAATTAAGTGTTTGAAttaaaatttataataataacattaatgaAACAGTAATACAGTATGGAAATTTAATATTTGCAGGCCTCAGCTTTGgcaaaaaggaaaaaaaagttgGGTGGAATTCACAGCCAACGCGGATGGTGATCTTAGAGGATTGTCGTGTGCCAGTTGCAAATATTATTGGGAATGAAGGCCAGGGTTTCAACATAGCCATGAAGGGCCTTAATGGAGGCCGCATCAATATAGGTAAGTTATTCTTGTGTGATTCGATAACGATCTTTATGAGTTTAAGAAATGGATTTTAAAAAAGAAAGATTTTAAATATATGATGATGTTCTACAAGATAAAATAAAATGTAGATTTATTTATTCCACATTAGTTttgctatacagtactgtatatattttgattagagagagacagataatgcaacccgttctcgcaaatttaataagtcaatattgacttattaaatatgtgcataggtgacatacttaacataatagtttcccttgaaaagcttcatagaaaacaccgaccttacctaacctacttagtaggtttagataagcatcttattgcttcgtaattacaattattacctaacctatacctataataggttaagtaacaattgtaattacgaagctataagatgcttattttaacatactaagtaggttaggtaaggtcggtgttttctatgaagcttttcaagggaaactattatgtttagtatgtcacctatgcacgcaactaataagtcaatattgacttattaaatttgcgagaacgggttgcataatgTGGGTTGATCCCTCCATGTCTTATACTTTTCTGTATTTTTATATTCAATTTACCTGTTCAGATATAAGTATTTTACCATTTTATTAAAGaaaataagaatatatatatataaataatttgctGGTGATAAGTTGCTTAATTAtgactttcatgaacttatttgtTTTTGCAATTATTGTTTATGTAGTAAAACAATATTAAATGATGTTTCTCTCCATTTTACTTGTTTTTTCATAAACATTAATAAATATCAAGTACTTGTGACTTCATTAATTATACACCCAGACCAGTTTGCAACTCTATTTCCTGATACAGTACTGCCAAGCCTTAACCAATCACATGAGGCCTCTGAGACCCACCCTTGGCTACTGAGAGCCAGGTAGGCAAGGAATTTGAGAATCAGTAAGAACAGGTGCTACTGCTTGAAGGACATTAGGACGAAGGACTCGCGGTAAACAAGTTAAACGATCATTGGTGTGGAAATAAACACACTGTGATACACCTAACTGCCACCAGATGGCAGCCCAGGTCACCCTGGGTCTGGGCCAGCCTGCCACCTCATTCACTGAGGTGGCAGGCTGGTGTTATTAGCTGCACATCTCTCTGACTGGGCCAATTACCTGCTTCATGCTTTCAGTGTTGGTGCTGGCTGCCTTCCCCAACAATGGGGAACCATTTAAATCTTAGTTTCTGCAGAGGTCAGTCCTTTGTTATTGTTCATTTATATGTATCTCATATAGGCCACCAACTTTGCCTGTGCCTAAACTTCATATTACAGTCTAGTTGGGGACATGGTTATTTTCCCTGGGGTCAGATTGAGTTTCTTCTAAAATCATCTTACTTCTTGGATATTGGATGTAACTTTTTCCCCAATGCAGGGCTTGTTGACGGGAAGAAACAGACATTTGACAGTGTCCTTGTATACCCATCATACCTGGTCCTGATCCTAGTGCATATTGAGCCGTCATGCTTTAGCCGAGGGTGCATGCATGCATAATTCTTATCTGTGGTTGCATATGCCCTCTTTCTTTGAGGGTTACAGGTAGAACTTCATTGTTTGTTTAGCGGAGATGCTTGCCTAGTGCCTGGCATGCCTGTGTCAGATGAGTAGCAATTGTTCCCCCATCtgaggac is a window from the Procambarus clarkii isolate CNS0578487 chromosome 48, FALCON_Pclarkii_2.0, whole genome shotgun sequence genome containing:
- the LOC123764764 gene encoding isobutyryl-CoA dehydrogenase, mitochondrial; translation: MMVALSLRGCARQVRALQGRLVRSEAQWGGLVSNMAPLAATVMVPRRRLVTSLHSSQGLTEEQTAIQQMAANFARNEMLPNMAMWDEKEMFPVDTMRAAAALGFGAIYASEEFGGTGLSRLDASIIFEALSQGCTSTTAYISIHNMCAWMIDEFGNKSQREHWIPRLASMEKFASYCLTEPGAGSDAGSLSTAARRDGEDLVLNGSKAFISGGGDADVYLVMCRTGSEGPKGISCVLVEKGTPGLSFGKKEKKVGWNSQPTRMVILEDCRVPVANIIGNEGQGFNIAMKGLNGGRINIASCSLGAAQASIQAAVDHVKVRKQFGKPLSSFQNSQFRLAEMSTELVASRLLVRNAAQALQDDHPDAVVLCSMAKYYTTEKCFNIINEALQLHGGYGYLKDYSVQQYLRDSRVHMILEGTNEVMRILIARHVLAD